The Mesorhizobium sp. INR15 region CTTCGTGACGATGTCGACGCATTTTTGCATCTCCACCACCGATTTCGCGCAGGCTTTGCAGCATTTAAGAAGCAAGGGTATTCCGTTCTGCAACCTTGCCGGCGAGATCGGCAAGGAGCACGTGAGGGCGGACGGGCAGCCATCCGTCTATCTACAGGATCCCGATGGCTACTGGATTGAGGTCAATGGGGACTATTAGATGGTGGGCAGCTAAAGTAGTTGTTCATGTAAAGTGTTCGGAGTATTGACCTCGCCTCGCCTCTCAACTGCCGTCAATTGCCAAGCGCCTTGCGTCAGGGCGATTGCTTCACTTGTTCCGTTCGACGTCGATGCCTCTATGGCTTCACTCCCGCAAAACAATACGTCATTCACTGAGTGACAGCGTCAATGCCGATCTGATCCGCGCGCACTAGAGCAACCGATGACGTCGCTGCGCACGCGCACTCTCAGTGCCTCGTTGACGCGGCTTTAGACAACCGTACCACAGAATGGTCGCGCCCAGGCGCTGAGTCGTCGCTGAGATGGAACCAAAATCGTTCTACGGACTTATGCCCCCCGCTAGGGAAAATCTGGCCGGGGCATTGGTATGCTTAAACAGTCGATTCTAATCGTCGAGGACGAAGCCCTGATCCTGTTCGACGTAGAGAGCGCCCTCACCGACGCAGGTTTCGACGTCGTGACTGCGAAAACTGGCGAAGGCGCGTTGGCGCAGTTCGATACTGATCCGGGCCGGTTCAAGGAGTTGGTGACAGACATTCGCTTGGGCGAGGGCCAGTCGGGATGGGACATTGCCCGACATGTCAGGGAGGCCGGTCCCACGATGCCGGTGGTTTATATGAGTGGCGACAGCGCCCCGGCATGGCATGCGCGCGGGGTGCCGGACAGCGTCATGATCCAGAAGCCTTTTGTCGTCGCGCAAATCACTACAGCCCTCTCGACCCTACTGAACAACGCGCCGGCTGCTCCCAGCGATGCGGGTTCCCACGCATAATCGCTCACGCGCTCCACCCCGACGTTAGTATCAGCGATGCCTCGAACATCTGCGCTCCTGTCTCGCCACGCACTTTGACGGTGAGTTTGACAAGCTCGCGATCTGGCATTTCCTCGTAGGCGACATCATGAAGGATACGCAGTGCTTCCTGGCGAGCCCGCTCTCGCGATTCCAGGAGTTGCCCATCGTCGTCAAGAACCTGACTCTCCGTGTTGTAGACATCGAAAAAGTAACGATGCATGGCTCGGCCGGTGTCCTATCTCGGAGCATAATCCGCCGGTTTGACGTTAGTTCCGCTGACAACTAAAAGGGAACAACGCAAGAATTGCGGTTCCACACCCGTCATCCGCCCAGCCTGTGAGCATCGGCAATACGGGTGGACGCCCTAGGTCGATGCCAGAGATGCTTGAACCGCTTTACCTGCAGCTTCTACAACATGACGCTCTCTCTGACATCGAGCGGGCCATGCTGGCTGAAGTGAT contains the following coding sequences:
- a CDS encoding response regulator gives rise to the protein MLKQSILIVEDEALILFDVESALTDAGFDVVTAKTGEGALAQFDTDPGRFKELVTDIRLGEGQSGWDIARHVREAGPTMPVVYMSGDSAPAWHARGVPDSVMIQKPFVVAQITTALSTLLNNAPAAPSDAGSHA
- a CDS encoding VOC family protein, producing MALRLNHVSLRVRDLAASAKFYQNALQLPEIACGAGKPNIRWFGLGDGQSLHLIEGDFGKTFVTMSTHFCISTTDFAQALQHLRSKGIPFCNLAGEIGKEHVRADGQPSVYLQDPDGYWIEVNGDY
- a CDS encoding DUF6894 family protein, with product MHRYFFDVYNTESQVLDDDGQLLESRERARQEALRILHDVAYEEMPDRELVKLTVKVRGETGAQMFEASLILTSGWSA